In one Roseofilum casamattae BLCC-M143 genomic region, the following are encoded:
- a CDS encoding transposase family protein, which translates to VLESAKKQENQRKARERIFVEHLIRRIKSFRIVAERFRLWRQNYSRIVRVVCGLVRWRIGALILES; encoded by the coding sequence AAGTACTAGAGTCAGCAAAAAAACAGGAAAATCAGCGAAAAGCCAGAGAAAGGATTTTTGTTGAACACCTAATTAGACGGATAAAAAGCTTTAGAATAGTGGCAGAAAGATTCCGACTTTGGCGTCAGAACTACTCTCGAATAGTTCGAGTAGTATGTGGATTAGTAAGATGGAGAATTGGGGCGCTAATTTTAGAGAGCTAA